The Lentzea guizhouensis genome contains a region encoding:
- a CDS encoding dioxygenase: protein MQLVTEDNITELAQRRWATAKDPRTAQLMTALVRHLHDFAREVRLTEDEWMAAVQWLTATGQISDAKREEFILASDVLGLSMLVVQMNHRFSPGATPATVLGPFHIDGSPELGFGGDMSDDVAGTPLYLTGTVRSLDGTPVSGAVLDVWQADAEGAYEAQLDVDEARLRAKYRAREDGTYCVRTITPKGYSIPMDGPVGALVEQTEISHFRPAHVHFLLTADGFEPLITHLFEEGAEYLDSDVVFGTKQELVVRFEAREPGPTPDGGTSAVPWVRAQFDFVLQPCTPH, encoded by the coding sequence ATGCAGCTCGTCACCGAGGACAACATCACCGAGCTCGCGCAGCGGCGCTGGGCCACGGCGAAGGATCCGCGCACTGCGCAGCTGATGACCGCGCTGGTCCGCCACCTGCACGACTTCGCCCGCGAGGTCCGGCTCACCGAGGACGAGTGGATGGCCGCCGTCCAGTGGCTCACCGCGACCGGGCAGATCAGCGACGCCAAGCGCGAGGAGTTCATCCTGGCCTCCGACGTGCTCGGGCTGAGCATGCTCGTGGTGCAGATGAACCACCGGTTCTCCCCCGGTGCCACCCCGGCGACCGTGCTGGGCCCGTTCCACATCGACGGCTCCCCCGAGCTCGGCTTCGGCGGCGACATGTCCGACGACGTGGCCGGAACCCCGTTGTACCTCACCGGGACCGTGCGCTCCCTGGACGGCACGCCGGTGTCCGGTGCCGTGCTGGACGTGTGGCAGGCCGACGCCGAGGGCGCCTACGAGGCCCAGCTCGACGTCGACGAGGCCAGGCTGCGCGCCAAGTACCGGGCGCGCGAGGACGGCACGTACTGCGTGCGCACGATCACGCCGAAGGGCTACTCGATCCCGATGGACGGCCCGGTCGGCGCGTTGGTCGAGCAGACAGAGATCAGCCACTTCCGCCCGGCGCACGTGCACTTCCTGCTCACCGCCGACGGGTTCGAGCCGCTGATCACGCACCTGTTCGAGGAGGGCGCCGAGTACCTCGACAGCGACGTCGTCTTCGGCACCAAGCAGGAGCTGGTGGTCAGGTTCGAGGCCCGCGAGCCCGGTCCGACCCCCGACGGCGGCACGTCGGCCGTGCCGTGGGTGCGGGCGCAGTTCGACTTCGTGCTGCAGCCGTGCACGCCGCACTGA